GGTCGATCGCGTTGATACGAACTCCTTTCGGTCCGAGTTCAAGAGCCGCACAGTGAGTCAGTTGGTCAACACCTGCTTTGCTGACACAATAAGCAAGCACATTCGGAAACGAACGGATTCCCGTTACGCTGGAAACATTCACGATGTTTCCCTTTCGTTCGATGATAGACGGAAGCGCAAGTTGTGTTAATCTGAACAACGAGCGGAGGTTGATGTCGAGCATCGAATCCCATTGTTCGAGCGTTGTATTTTCGATTGTTCCGTTCCCGATGATTCCGGCGGCGTTGACGAGTACGTCAATTCCACCGAAGCGTTTGATTGTTTGTTCGACAATGAAAGTGCGGTCGTCGTCTTTTGTAATATCAGCCGCGATGATTTCGATGTTCTCAGGATTTAGTTGAAGGGCAACTTCTCGTAATTTCTCTTCACGCCGCGCAACAAGAGAAACGTTCGCACCCCGTTCAAGCGCCAACCGTGCCGTTGCTTTTCCGATTCCGCTTGATGCGCCGGTGACAATAAATACTTTATCTTTGAATTCCTGTTTGTTCATGGTTCTTTGCTCTTTGTTTGTTGTATTGTGTGCTTGTCGTTAGTTATTGGTGATTATTTCGAATACTCTTTTGCTTTTCGGAAAACACTGTCAAACATCGGCTGTGTCAGTCTTTTTGTAAATGTATTTTGTTGACTCGGATGATACGATGCGAGAAGGATAATGTCCTCGTTCAGTTGCACGGAAGAATTGTGTTTGAACACAGGTCGTTTCGTCAACGAAGTTTTGCCTAACGACACTATCGAGTCGAACACAGCATCATGCGCAATTTTTCCAAGTGCAATGATGACATTGATGTTCTTCATCGTTTTCAACTCTTCAAGTAAATACGGGCGACAGTTTAGAGACTCTTCTTTTGTCGGTTTGTTCTGAGGTGGAGCGCATCGTACAGTTGCGGTAATGTAACAATCGTTTAATTTCATCTCATCATCTCTGGAAACTGAATTCGCATGAGAAGCAAACCCGAACTTGTGCAGAGCCCGGTAAAGCCACAATCCACTCTGGTCGCCGGTAAACATTCGTCCTGTTCTATTTGCACCATGCGCCGCCGGAGCCAATCCTACAATGAGGAGTTTTGCATTTGCATCGCCGAAACTCGGAACAGGTTTTCCCCAATATTCCTGTTCGCAAAAGCGGGCAACTTTTTCCTGTGCTATGGTTTCGCGCCATTCAACAAGTCGCGGACACTTGTGGCATTGAACAATGGAGCGTTGTAATTGTTGGAGATGTTTCATTCGAAATTACCGGACGAAAGTACGGAAAAAATATGAGAGCCAAAAAGAAAAACGAATTGTATCAGATGATAAGAAAATGTACCGTTACTCTTCAGAATGGTTCTGAGGCAGTGCCATGATGAATGTTAGCCATCAGCCCATACAAAAACTTCGTAACGCACCGGTTAACTCTTTTGGTATTTCTAAAGGTACCGAGTGTGCACATTCCGAAAACAACTGAAGTGTGGAATTTGGAATGAGGTTCTGAAATTCTCTCCCGTGCTTAGGTACAACAGTTACATCATTCTCACCCCAAAGAATTAGTGTTGGTGTTTGTATCTCTGTTAATTTCTGTTTGAATTCCCTTCCTCCGGTGAACACATTATAAAGACAATTCAGCCACGCATCTTGATGTCCCGGTTTGGAAAGTTGCTCGAAGAACTTCCGGCATAAATCTTCGGGTCGGGAAGCAACATCATAAAACGAACGGCGTCCCATCAAACAAAGCAATGCTTGGTTTGTGAGGATAACTACTTTCACAACAAAAGAAAACAGTTCCCGGAGAACCGTATTTGAAATGATGAACGGAGTTGGCGCCAATCCCGTACTGCAGGTGAGCACTAATTTTTCAACTCGTTCAGGATACATTGCCGCAAAGGTCGCGGCAACTTGCCCGCCGTATGAAACACCGGCGAGAGAAATGTTTTCAAGAGTAAAATGTTGTAAGATTTTAACAAGGAGTTCCGCGTGTTCTTTCGTAGAATAGGTTTTGTTTGATGATTCCGATTCTCCAAAACCGGGTAAATCAAGAACAAACAGACGGAAATGTTCTGATAGCGGTTCGACAACCCTCTGCCACATCAGCGAGCCGCCCAAGCCGTGAACGAGAACCAACGGTTTCCCTTCACCGGCTTCTTCTACATGAATCTTACAGTTATCAATTGAAATGTAATAATGCCGACCGTTCACTTTCTTGACCACGCATCAAACATGTGCTGAAGTTCTTCTTCACTGAATTGCGACGAGTCATACATTTCCGCCTTCAATCTCTGACGAAATGCTTCATACAATGTTACCGCGCAAGCAACAGAAACATTGAGACTTTCAATCATTCCAACCTGAGGAATAAGAAAATTTTCATCAGAGAGTTTTGCCGCTTCATCCGAAACGCCGCGGTGTTCGTTCCCGAAGACGAACGCAACCTTCTTCGTCAAATCAAGTTCGTACAGCATTTTTGATTTCTTTCCGAGATGTGTTGCGTAAATAACGAAGCCCTCATCATGCAATTTTGCAAAACATTCTTCGACGGTTTTAAATTGACGGCGGGAAATCCATTTGTTTGCGCTTGCAGAACTTTTCCTTCCCAACTTCGGAAATTTTTCACCGACGTAAAGAAGTTGCACTTCCGTAATTCCCACTGCATCGGAAGAACGAAGCATCGCGCTCACGTTATGCGGGTCATGAATATCTTCCATCACAACTGTCAATCCCGGCTGTCGTCGGCGAATCACCGAGAGCATCTTTTCTTTTCGTTTCTCAGTCATGAATTAACTCATCTCTCTTCCATTGCAAAATGATAATGGCAATGATGACAAGGATCGCTCCGATAACTTGCACAAGGGTCAACTGCTCCTGCAAGAAAATAAAGGCGGAACCGATGGCAACAATCGGTTCGAACGATGCCGTAATGATTGCTCTCGCCGCTGTCAGGTGCTTGATGCCGTTATAATAAAACGAATGCGGAATCAGAATCGAAATGATGGCAAAGCCGGAAAACATCAACCATGTGTCGGCAGAGTAATTTGCTTCGATGAGTTCGAGCGGAGAATTGACGAAGAACCAGAAGAGCGAAGCAAACACAAACGAGTAAATAAGAACTGTCCACGCGTTGTACGAATGCATTAACCGTCGCATCGCAAGATTGGAAAATGCCCACGTTCCGGCGGAAAGAAATCCGGTGAATAAACCGATGTTACTAATGGAGGAAAGTGAAAAGTTTTCTCCGCCGACAGCGAGAAAGCATCCTGCAAGAGAGATAATTCCGGCAATAACCTTCCCGACACTCAGTTTTTCCTCTTTTGAAAATGCCGCGTACGCAAGCACAAGCAACGGCGCGAGATATTGCAAGAGAATTGCAGTCGCCACATTGGTTTCTTTGATAGTATAATAGTAAGTGAAGTTACATGCCGCGCTTCCGAACACTCCGAGCATAATAAACTTCCAAACGTCCGCACGTTTGAGACGAAGATACTCCCGCTTGAACATCACGAAAAACGAAACGAGAAGAAGACAGGATATCGTCATGCGGAGTTGCACCAGCACGAGCGCGCTTGT
This sequence is a window from Ignavibacteriota bacterium. Protein-coding genes within it:
- a CDS encoding glucose 1-dehydrogenase, whose protein sequence is MNKQEFKDKVFIVTGASSGIGKATARLALERGANVSLVARREEKLREVALQLNPENIEIIAADITKDDDRTFIVEQTIKRFGGIDVLVNAAGIIGNGTIENTTLEQWDSMLDINLRSLFRLTQLALPSIIERKGNIVNVSSVTGIRSFPNVLAYCVSKAGVDQLTHCAALELGPKGVRINAIDPGVVITNLHRTSGMPEETYQKFLEHGKSTHPIGRVGSPEEVAELILFLASDRAGWITGGSFSIDGGRAQTCAR
- a CDS encoding uracil-DNA glycosylase codes for the protein MKHLQQLQRSIVQCHKCPRLVEWRETIAQEKVARFCEQEYWGKPVPSFGDANAKLLIVGLAPAAHGANRTGRMFTGDQSGLWLYRALHKFGFASHANSVSRDDEMKLNDCYITATVRCAPPQNKPTKEESLNCRPYLLEELKTMKNINVIIALGKIAHDAVFDSIVSLGKTSLTKRPVFKHNSSVQLNEDIILLASYHPSQQNTFTKRLTQPMFDSVFRKAKEYSK
- a CDS encoding alpha/beta hydrolase, with the protein product MVKKVNGRHYYISIDNCKIHVEEAGEGKPLVLVHGLGGSLMWQRVVEPLSEHFRLFVLDLPGFGESESSNKTYSTKEHAELLVKILQHFTLENISLAGVSYGGQVAATFAAMYPERVEKLVLTCSTGLAPTPFIISNTVLRELFSFVVKVVILTNQALLCLMGRRSFYDVASRPEDLCRKFFEQLSKPGHQDAWLNCLYNVFTGGREFKQKLTEIQTPTLILWGENDVTVVPKHGREFQNLIPNSTLQLFSECAHSVPLEIPKELTGALRSFCMG
- a CDS encoding RNA methyltransferase — its product is MTEKRKEKMLSVIRRRQPGLTVVMEDIHDPHNVSAMLRSSDAVGITEVQLLYVGEKFPKLGRKSSASANKWISRRQFKTVEECFAKLHDEGFVIYATHLGKKSKMLYELDLTKKVAFVFGNEHRGVSDEAAKLSDENFLIPQVGMIESLNVSVACAVTLYEAFRQRLKAEMYDSSQFSEEELQHMFDAWSRK
- a CDS encoding EamA family transporter: MKSYKGYVYVLSATLFWGVSATVAKFLFNQQTSALVLVQLRMTISCLLLVSFFVMFKREYLRLKRADVWKFIMLGVFGSAACNFTYYYTIKETNVATAILLQYLAPLLVLAYAAFSKEEKLSVGKVIAGIISLAGCFLAVGGENFSLSSISNIGLFTGFLSAGTWAFSNLAMRRLMHSYNAWTVLIYSFVFASLFWFFVNSPLELIEANYSADTWLMFSGFAIISILIPHSFYYNGIKHLTAARAIITASFEPIVAIGSAFIFLQEQLTLVQVIGAILVIIAIIILQWKRDELIHD